The proteins below come from a single Falco rusticolus isolate bFalRus1 chromosome 8, bFalRus1.pri, whole genome shotgun sequence genomic window:
- the LOC119152963 gene encoding inducible T-cell costimulator-like, with product MKSVAVTFWVLCFQFEALYGVDSCSSRPCKNIDQPHVSDPQVMVEFENGNFKFTFPNPKNVSEFSMTLFKGNEKKEICALHLSEEKVIPKSNVTYCQTEHSNSSTSFILKNLESKHIDIYTYCLEMFLPPPYIECRLKETYLYIQDKEDCISLGFMSWIIIGLIMFAMISCVCCVIACCLRNKNQRCESNSHEYNSEYMPMAAVNVAKKTRI from the exons ATGAAGTCGGTTGCTGTAACTTTCTGGGTCCTCTGCTTTCAGTTTGAAGCCCTGTACG gagTTGATAGCTGCTCATCAAGACCGTGCAAAAATATAG atcAACCTCATGTCTCTGACCCCCAGGTGATGGTGGAATTTGAAAATGGAAACTTCAAGTTCACATTCCCCAACCCCAAAAATGTGAGTGAGTTCAGCATGACCCTCTTCAAAGGGAATGAAAAGAAGGAGATCTGTGCACTCCATTTGAGTGAAGAGAAAGTTATCCCCAAGAGTAATGTCACTTACTGTCAGACAGAGCATTCAAATAGCAGCACCAGTTTCATTCTTAAAAATCTGGAAAGCAAGCATATTGACATTTATACCTACTGCCTGGAGATGTTCTTACCCCCTCCTTACATAGAATGCCGGCTGAAAGAAACCTATTTGTACATCCAAG ACAAGGAAGACTGCATTTCACTGGGATTCATGTCATGGATAATTATTGGCCTGATCATGTTTGCCATGATTTCCTGTGTCTGCTGTGTCATAGCCTGTTGCTTAAGGAATAAG AATCAGCGGTGTGAATCCAACTCCCATGAGTACAACAGTGAATACATGCCCATGGCAGCAGTGAATGTAGCTAAAAAAACAAGAATCTGA